From Candidatus Krumholzibacteriia bacterium, the proteins below share one genomic window:
- a CDS encoding cysteine synthase family protein: MSSIPLRLARSLQGSENESILSRIGRTPLFRLERIDRAFPNVSIYAKAEWLNPGGSVKDRPALRMILAAEQDGRLKPGMTILDATSGNTGIGYAMIGAARGYPVRLALPANASPERIRILEAYGAGLTLTDPALGSDGAIEAAGRIAAAEPERYAYLNQYDNDDNWRAHYESTAPEIWNQTAGCLTHFVAALGTSGTFTGTARRLRELNPAIRAISVQPDAPFHGLEGMKHMPTARVPGIYDPSLADENIEIQTETAHRAVKRLIREEGMLVGVSSGAAIAACIEVARSIPRERHAMIVTIFADNGEKYLSERFWEETPEAVADEAAAPSLAHLEDTP, from the coding sequence ATGTCGTCCATCCCGCTCCGCCTCGCCCGGTCCCTGCAGGGCTCGGAGAACGAGTCGATCCTGTCGCGGATCGGCCGTACACCGCTTTTCCGCCTCGAACGCATAGACCGCGCCTTTCCCAACGTCTCCATCTACGCCAAGGCCGAGTGGCTCAACCCCGGCGGGTCGGTCAAGGACCGCCCGGCGCTGCGCATGATCCTCGCCGCCGAGCAGGACGGGCGCCTCAAGCCGGGCATGACCATCCTCGACGCCACCTCCGGCAACACCGGCATCGGCTACGCCATGATCGGCGCCGCGCGCGGCTACCCGGTGCGGCTCGCGCTGCCAGCCAACGCCAGCCCGGAGCGGATTCGCATCCTCGAGGCGTACGGCGCCGGGCTCACGCTCACCGACCCCGCCCTGGGCAGCGACGGTGCCATCGAAGCGGCGGGCCGCATCGCCGCCGCGGAACCTGAGCGCTACGCGTATCTCAACCAGTATGACAACGACGACAACTGGCGCGCGCACTACGAGAGCACCGCGCCGGAGATCTGGAACCAGACCGCCGGGTGCCTCACCCACTTCGTGGCGGCGCTGGGCACGAGCGGGACGTTCACCGGGACGGCGCGCCGCCTGCGCGAGCTGAACCCCGCCATCCGCGCGATCTCCGTGCAGCCGGACGCGCCCTTCCACGGGCTGGAGGGGATGAAGCACATGCCCACGGCACGCGTCCCCGGCATCTACGACCCGTCGCTGGCGGACGAGAACATCGAAATCCAGACCGAGACCGCGCACCGCGCGGTCAAGCGGCTCATCCGGGAAGAGGGCATGCTGGTGGGCGTCTCCTCGGGAGCCGCCATCGCGGCGTGCATCGAAGTCGCGCGGTCGATTCCGCGCGAGCGGCACGCGATGATCGTGACAATCTTTGCCGACAACGGCGAGAAGTACCTGAGCGAGCGCTTCTGGGAGGAGACCCCCGAGGCGGTGGCCGACGAAGCCGCGGCACCGTCGCTCGCCCACCTGGAGGACACGCCGTGA
- the moeB gene encoding molybdopterin-synthase adenylyltransferase MoeB — protein MANSILIPSALRRFTGSAESVEVEAATVGEALSRLVAAHGELKKHLFDEHGRLRSFVNVYVNDEDVRHLQKDATPLKAGDVVSIVPSIAGGAPDVYAVEGLSPEEIKRYSRHLIMPEVAVDGQLKLKRARVLMIGTGGLGAPAGLYLTAAGVGTIGLVDFDVVDVTNLQRQVTFGTRDVGRPKLQAARERLQDLNPAVTFELHETRLTSDNALEIIKDYDIVVDGTDNFPTRYLVNDACVLAGKPYVYGSIFRFEGQITVFAAQDGPCYRCLYPAPPPPGLVPSCAEGGVLGVLPGIVGAIQANEAIKWILGAGESLAGRLLLFDALKMRFRELKLRRSDECPVCGPNRTIHELIDYEEFCGIRGEEVQDDMAVPAIGPKELKKRLDAGEDVFVLDVREPHEKQLCHIGGTLIPLGELAARVHELDSSRDIVVYCRTGVRSAQAVGFLQDAGFDRVWNLTGGIHAWSDEIDSSIPKY, from the coding sequence ATGGCCAATTCGATTCTGATTCCCTCCGCCCTGCGCCGCTTCACCGGTTCCGCCGAATCCGTCGAGGTGGAAGCCGCCACCGTGGGCGAAGCGCTGTCGCGCCTGGTGGCCGCGCACGGCGAACTGAAGAAGCACCTGTTCGACGAACACGGGCGCTTGCGCAGCTTCGTGAACGTGTACGTCAACGACGAAGACGTGCGTCACCTGCAGAAGGACGCCACCCCGCTCAAGGCGGGCGACGTGGTGAGCATCGTGCCGTCGATTGCGGGCGGCGCGCCGGACGTGTACGCGGTGGAGGGACTCTCGCCCGAGGAGATCAAGCGCTACAGCCGCCACCTCATCATGCCCGAGGTGGCCGTCGACGGGCAGCTCAAGCTCAAGCGGGCACGCGTGCTCATGATCGGCACCGGCGGGCTGGGCGCACCCGCGGGGCTGTACCTCACCGCGGCCGGCGTGGGCACCATCGGGCTGGTGGACTTCGACGTGGTGGACGTCACCAATCTGCAGCGCCAGGTGACGTTCGGGACCCGGGACGTGGGACGGCCCAAGCTGCAGGCCGCGCGCGAGCGCCTGCAGGATCTCAATCCCGCGGTGACCTTCGAGCTGCACGAGACGCGGCTCACCAGCGACAACGCTTTGGAGATCATCAAGGACTATGATATCGTGGTCGACGGCACCGACAACTTCCCCACGCGCTATCTCGTGAACGACGCGTGCGTGCTCGCGGGCAAGCCGTACGTGTACGGGAGCATCTTCCGCTTCGAGGGGCAGATCACGGTGTTCGCGGCCCAGGACGGGCCGTGCTACCGTTGCCTCTACCCCGCTCCCCCGCCGCCGGGGCTGGTGCCGAGTTGCGCGGAGGGCGGCGTGCTGGGTGTGCTGCCCGGAATCGTGGGCGCCATCCAGGCCAACGAGGCCATCAAGTGGATTCTCGGCGCGGGCGAGTCGCTGGCGGGGCGGTTGTTGTTGTTCGACGCGCTCAAGATGCGCTTCCGCGAACTCAAGCTGCGCAGGAGCGACGAGTGCCCGGTGTGCGGGCCCAATCGCACCATCCACGAACTGATCGACTACGAAGAATTCTGCGGCATCCGCGGAGAAGAGGTGCAAGACGACATGGCGGTTCCGGCCATCGGCCCCAAAGAATTGAAGAAACGACTCGACGCGGGCGAGGACGTGTTCGTCCTCGACGTGCGCGAGCCGCACGAGAAGCAACTGTGTCACATCGGCGGCACGCTGATCCCGCTGGGCGAGCTGGCGGCGCGGGTGCACGAGCTGGATTCGTCGCGCGACATCGTGGTGTACTGCCGCACCGGCGTGCGCTCGGCGCAGGCGGTGGGCTTCCTGCAGGACGCAGGCTTCGACAGGGTGTGGAATCTCACCGGCGGCATCCACGCCTGGTCCGATGAGATCGATTCGTCGATTCCGAAGTACTAG
- a CDS encoding DUF1573 domain-containing protein — protein MRNRFVPLGTGVLALCVGAAVVASLPRGAAAENKPSVEIPRMRQDFGEVFERAKYEYSFTVRNRGTADLVIEDVKPACGCTVAKYDKVIAPGGEGKIELVLDGERVHGEFAKTAVVKTNDPEHPELTITIAGHEIPFLNVVPEGTIYLHGRYDEAVEKSVTLTSNEKEFDLKITGVTSNIDDKIEYQVKPGDARGSFVLDVKKKMNTPPSSAYGNITVATNSEKSPETILQVHVMTKGSISVTPQTLNYGMVQFGAKGAAGNPVTKSVMILKTDGTFDLKDVVIDNKNFSAKIEPVEPGKQYKVEVTFVPPAKTSATHREVGELVIGTSDPREPSVKVHLVARAM, from the coding sequence ATGAGAAACCGATTCGTGCCGCTCGGGACCGGAGTGCTTGCCCTGTGTGTGGGGGCCGCCGTGGTCGCGAGCCTTCCCCGTGGGGCGGCCGCGGAGAACAAACCGTCCGTCGAGATTCCGCGCATGCGCCAGGACTTCGGCGAGGTATTCGAGCGCGCCAAGTACGAGTACTCGTTCACGGTGCGCAACCGCGGCACCGCCGACCTCGTGATCGAAGACGTCAAGCCCGCGTGCGGATGCACCGTGGCCAAATACGACAAGGTCATCGCCCCCGGCGGCGAGGGAAAGATCGAGCTCGTCCTCGACGGCGAGCGCGTGCACGGTGAGTTCGCCAAGACGGCCGTCGTGAAGACCAACGATCCGGAACACCCGGAACTCACCATCACCATCGCGGGCCACGAGATTCCATTTCTGAACGTTGTGCCCGAGGGAACCATCTACCTGCACGGGCGCTACGACGAGGCGGTGGAGAAGTCGGTCACGCTCACGTCCAATGAGAAGGAATTCGATCTCAAGATCACCGGCGTCACGTCCAATATCGACGACAAGATCGAGTACCAGGTGAAGCCGGGCGACGCCAGGGGATCGTTCGTTCTCGACGTGAAGAAGAAGATGAATACGCCGCCGTCGTCGGCGTATGGCAACATCACCGTCGCCACCAACAGCGAGAAGTCGCCCGAGACCATCCTGCAGGTGCACGTGATGACCAAGGGGTCCATCAGCGTGACGCCGCAGACACTCAACTACGGCATGGTCCAGTTCGGAGCCAAGGGTGCCGCGGGCAACCCGGTCACCAAGTCGGTAATGATCCTGAAGACGGACGGGACGTTCGACCTCAAGGACGTCGTCATCGACAACAAGAACTTCTCCGCCAAGATCGAGCCGGTGGAGCCGGGCAAGCAGTACAAGGTGGAAGTGACCTTTGTGCCGCCCGCGAAGACCAGCGCGACCCACCGCGAGGTGGGCGAACTCGTAATCGGCACGTCGGACCCGCGCGAGCCGTCGGTCAAGGTTCACCTGGTTGCACG
- a CDS encoding M67 family metallopeptidase: MIAIAPELMRAIHAHARRTYPHECCGALLGALAADGAREVAALHEADNRREASAAARRFLITPDDYRAIERDARARSLEVLGFYHSHPDHPARPSDYDREHAFPWYSYVIVSVRDGVAGETTSWILDDDRTAFAAETIVEALPDSPARAPKRG; encoded by the coding sequence GTGATTGCCATTGCCCCGGAGTTGATGCGCGCGATCCACGCGCACGCGCGGCGCACCTACCCGCACGAGTGCTGCGGGGCGCTGCTGGGGGCGCTGGCCGCGGACGGCGCGCGGGAGGTCGCAGCACTGCACGAGGCCGACAACCGGCGCGAGGCATCCGCGGCGGCGCGGCGCTTTCTCATCACGCCCGACGACTACCGCGCCATCGAGCGCGATGCGCGCGCGCGGTCGCTCGAGGTGCTGGGCTTCTACCATTCACACCCCGACCACCCCGCGCGCCCGTCGGACTACGACCGCGAGCACGCGTTTCCGTGGTATTCCTATGTGATCGTGTCCGTGCGGGACGGTGTCGCCGGCGAGACCACCAGCTGGATTCTCGACGACGACCGCACCGCCTTCGCGGCCGAGACAATCGTGGAGGCGCTGCCGGACTCCCCGGCGCGCGCCCCGAAGCGAGGATGA